One genomic segment of Sebastes fasciatus isolate fSebFas1 chromosome 17, fSebFas1.pri, whole genome shotgun sequence includes these proteins:
- the LOC141754524 gene encoding adhesion G protein-coupled receptor B1-like isoform X3 produces MAWSALTGPCVALVLLFFGLTSCNPSGPASATCATLEQSRFFGVFSSTTTLHSTPCSWTLQNPDPRRYNVYMKITKPTDSCVPRQIKTFQFDSFIETSRTYLGMESFDEVVRLCDASTTVTYLESSKQFLQIRKMAARNGVEMLEGQNDVSEFKAEFLVVGKRNPSMPACQMLCQWLEKCLSSSTHDYPCGIMNTPCQCWEAPKRKPGSCYRGGVYVEKCLAVPRDNGRDAEIIKGWAGWGRWSVCSQECGGGVQLRSRACQPEDEVCEGTVEEGKACNPQPCIGKERSRSQGLRAIVGLKRDNTDDSHLGVVATQTVDAKTDEWSPWTACSITCGEGWQSRTRVCATSSFTTQCTGPLRENRPCNNTAVCPVNGAWDEWTPWSLCSSTCGRGYRERSRTCKQPLNGGEPCRGPTKQTKFCNIAVCPVDGSWNEWSVWSACTTSCSNGTMQRIRECNGPSYGGSECHGGWKESTNCFLKDCPVDGRWHAWTSWGSCSKTCGGGIQQRQRVCEGPFFGGEPCPGDKGEQKRCNEKRCPEPHEICPEQNTGDVVWKKTPAGDMAAVVCPADASGLLLRRCTLDAVGLASWESPTHIKCVSKNYENIQMLSRDYNSKAQIGQSIDGVAEVISRLRFSSDEGARYSGDLLAVMEILKNTTELYKGTRLRVSNADVENYVQTISNLLKEEHRDKWEEAQLMGANVKEFLRLVEDFVNMIGTQMSGFQDIYEVTENLVLSIHKRPTTTNTNFTFPVKGWRGMLDWVRTSEEKISVSRDALSIEQADGNDAFVTGIVLYRNLASILSFQSNTTLLNSKVVTVIVKPTPTFLSTPVEIEFPHLHNGTMNETCLSWDESETSSLLGSWSTRSCRAVPVDSFRTKCVCDSLSTFAILARVNFDSIMDKALLPSVTLIVGCGVSSLTLLLLIIIYVSVWKYIRSERSVILINFCLSIICSNALILIGQTQARNKVVCTLVAALLHFFFLSSFCWVLTEAWQSYMAVTGRLRNRIIRKRFLCLGWGLPALVVAVSVGFTKAKGYGTVNYCWLSLEGGLLYSFVGPAAAVVLVNMVIGILVFNKLVSKDGITDVKLKERAGASLWSSCVVLPLLALTWMSAVLAMTDRRSALFQILFAVFDSLEGFIIVMVHCILRREVQEAVKCRVVDRKDDGNGDSGSSHHNGHTQHMQSDNEKDGDSSRQGMKSSSEEKMPPPQLPLPMGPNFHTLPSNLSKSHMQAVPEYSSHTLTLKREKSRLAGGVDPTCGKPVYVCEGELFKQLDADLARAQAEGSISDGSSYVLMPNTTSTLRSKPKDDPTKYNISVEQMPQARLMHLSGPFAEPQAAFGIKSIPMDQVSVSYSERDSPIQNIHNMSSESHITHSSLENTFESMNSMMSKSETISTLSMSSLERQKSRYAELDFEKIMHTKKRHQNMFQDLNRKHHHAEKDRESPASDSKDKQQGTMERPWEGVRGNQQSPPAWVRKDLEPLAASPLELHSVEWEKAGTTIPLVGQDIIDLQTEV; encoded by the exons ATGGCGTGGTCAGCTCTTACCGGCCCCTGCGTGGCCCTCGTACTACTCTTCTTCGGTTTGACTTCCTGCAACCCCTCCGGCCCGGCCTCCGCCACTTGTGCCACCCTTGAACAGAGCCGCTTCTTCGGTGTGTTCTCCTCGACGACCACCCTGCACTCCACGCCATGCTCCTGGACCCTGCAGAACCCCGATCCTCGCCGCTACAACGTCTACATGAAGATCACCAAGCCGACTGACTCCTGCGTGCCCCGCCAGATCAAAACCTTCCAGTTCGACTCGTTCATCGAGACCTCCCGTACCTACCTGGGCATGGAGAGCTTCGACGAGGTTGTCAGGCTGTGCGACGCGTCCACCACCGTCACTTACCTGGAGTCCAGCAAGCAGTTCTTGCAGATCCGCAAGATGGCAGCGAGGAACGGCGTGGAGATGCTTGAGGGTCAGAATGATGTCAGCGAGTTCAAGGCCGAGTTTCTGGTCGTTGGGAAGAGGAACCCAAGCATGCCCGCCTGCCAGATGCTGTGCCAATGGCTTGAGAAGTGCCTGTCCAGTAGCACCCACGATTACCCCTGCGGCATCATGAACACACCCTGCCAGTGCTGGGAGGCCCCAAAGAGGAAGCCAGGAAGCTGCTACAGAGGCGGTGTCTACGTTGAGAAATGCCTTGCTGTACCCAGAGACAACGGACGCGATGCTGAGATTATCA AAGGCTGGGCCGGTTGGGGTCGTTGGTCAGTTTGCAGCCAGGAGTGTGGTGGTGGAGTCCAGCTGCGCAGCCGAGCCTGCCAGCCCGAGGATGAAGTTTGCGAGGGAACAGTTGAAGAGGGAAAGGCCTGCAACCCTCAGCCCTGCATTG GCAAAGAGCGCAGCAGGAGCCAGGGTCTAAGAGCCATTGTCGGTTTGAAGAGGGACAATACTGATGATTCGCACCTTGGAGTCGTTGCAACCCAAACAG TTGATGCTAAGACCGATGAGTGGTCCCCCTGGACCGCCTGCTCAATCACCTGCGGAGAGGGCTGGCAGAGCCGCACCCGTGTCTGCGCCACTTCCTCTTTCACCACCCAGTGCACCGGACCCCTGCGTGAAAACCGCCCCTGCAACAACACAGCCGTCTGCCCCG TGAATGGTGCTTGGGATGAGTGGACCCCCTGGAGCCTGTGTTCATCCACCTGCGGTCGTGGTTATCGTGAGCGTTCTCGCACCTGCAAGCAGCCCCTGAACGGAGGAGAGCCTTGCCGGGGACCTACAAAACAAACCAAGTTCTGCAACATCGCTGTCTGCCCAG TGGATGGATCCTGGAATGAATGGTCTGTATGGAGTGCATGCACCACCTCTTGCTCCAACGGCACCATGCAGAGAATCCGGGAGTGCAACGGCCCATCCTACGGAGGCTCTGAGTGCCATGGAGGCTGGAAAGAGTCAACCAACTGCTTCCTGAAAGACTGCCCcg TTGATGGACGCTGGCACGCGTGGACCTCTTGGGGAAGCTGCAGCAAGACTTGCGGTGGAGGCAtccagcagagacagagagtctGTGAAGGACCATTCTTTGGAGGAGAGCCTTGCCCCGGTGATAAGGGAGAGCAGAAGCGTTGCAATGAGAAGAGATGCCCTG AACCCCATGAGATTTGCCCTGAGCAGAACACCGGAGATGTTGTGTGGAAGAAAACCCCCGCCGGAGACATGGCCGCAGTTGTCTGCCCTGCTGATGCCTCAGGTCTGCTCCTTCGCCGGTGCACCCTGGACGCTGTAGGCCTCGCCTCATGGGAGAGCCCAACTCACATCAAGTGCGTCTCCAAGAACTACGAGAACATTCAGATGCTG TCAAGGGACTACAACTCCAAAGCACAGATTGGGCAGAGCATAGATGGTGTTGCCGAGGTGATCTCACGCCTAAGATTCTCCTCTGATGAGGGTGCCAGGTACAGCGGCGACCTCTTGGCCGTCATGGAAATCCTGAAGAACACCACAGAACTGTACAAGGGGACCAGGCTGAGAGTGAGCAACGCCGATGTCGAG AACTACGTCCAGACAATCAGCAACTTACTGAAGGAGGAACATCGTGACAAATGGGAAGAGGCACAGCTG ATGGGTGCCAACGTTAAGGAGTTCCTCCGCCTTGTCGAGGACTTTGTGAACATGATCGGTACGCAAATGAGCGGCTTCCAGGACATTTACGAAGTCACCGAGAATTTAG TGCTGAGCATCCACAAGCGCCCAACAACCACGAACACCAACTTCACATTCCCAGTGAAGGGCTGGAGGGGAATGCTGGACTGGGTCAGGACATCTGAGGAGAAGATCTCAGTGTCCCGTGATGCACTGTCCATTGAACAAGCTG ATGGCAATGATGCTTTTGTGACCGGCATCGTCCTCTACAGAAACCTCGCCTCTATTCTGTCCTTCCAGAG TAACACCACCCTCCTTAACTCCAAAGTGGTGACGGTGATCGTCAAGCCCACCCCGACTTTCCTGTCCACCCCCGTCGAGATCGAGTTCCCCCACCTCCACAAT GGCACCATGAATGAGACGTGCCTCTCCTGGGACGAGAGCGAAAC TTCCTCTCTGCTCGGCTCTTGGTCTACTCGGAGCTGCAGAGCGGTGCCAGTTGATTCATTCAGAACCAAATGCGTGTGTGACAGCCTCTCCACCTTCGCCATCTTAGCGCGCGTCAACTTCGACTCG ATCATGGACAAGGCACTGCTCCCGTCCGTGACTCTCATCGTTGGCTGTGGGGTCTCCTCTCTCACCCTGctgctcctcatcatcatctatGTCTCCGTGTGGAA GTACATCCGCTCCGAGCGCTCCGTTATCCTCATCAACTTCTGCCTCTCCATTATATGCTCCAATGCCCTTATTCTCATCGGACAAACTCAGGCTCGCAACAAG GTGGTGTGCACTCTCGTCGCCGCTCTCCTGcacttctttttcctctcctccttctgctgGGTGCTGACAGAAGCTTGGCAGTCCTACATGGCTGTCACTGGTCGTCTGCGCAACCGCATCATCCGCAAGCGTTTCTTGTGCTTGGGCTGGG GACTTCCCGCACTGGTGGTGGCTGTGTCTGTGGGTTTCACAAAAGCTAAGGGATACGGCACTGTCAACTA CTGCTGGCTGTCTCTCGAGGGCGGACTCCTCTACTCTTTTGTCGGCCCTGCCGCAGCTGTTGTTTTG GTGAACATGGTCATTGGTATTCTGGTCTTCAACAAGCTGGTGTCCAAGGACGGCATCACCGACGTGAAGCTGAAGGAGAGAGCCGG AGCCTCACTGTGGAGCTCTTGCGTGGTTCTGCCCCTCTTGGCCCTCACCTGGATGTCCGCCGTGCTGGCCATGACCGACCGCCGCTCCGCCCTCTTCCAGATCCTCTTCGCCGTCTTTGACTCTCTGGAGGGTTTCATCATCGTCATGGTGCACTGCATCCTGCGTAGAGAG GTTCAAGAAGCCGTAAAGTGCAGAGTAGTCGACCGCAAGGACGACGGCAATGGAGACTCTGGCAGTTCCCACCACAATGGCCACACCCAGCATATG CAGTCTGATAACGAAAAGGATGGAGATTCAAGCAGACAAG GAATGAAGAGCTCCTCTGAGGAGAAGATGCCTCCTCCTCAGCTGCCTCTTCCCATGGGCCCCAACTTCCACACCCTACCGTCCAACCTCAGCAAGAGCCACATGCAGGCCGTCCCTGAATATTCCAGCCACACCCTCACCCTGAAGAGGGAGAAGAGCCGCCTGGCGGGAGGAGTCGATCCGACCTGCGGGAAGCCCGTGTACGTCTGCGAGGGGGAGCTTTTCAAGCAGCTGGACGCCGATCTCGCCCGGGCCCAGGCCGAAGGCAGCATCTCCGACGGCAGCAGCTACGTCCTCATGcccaacaccacctccacccTGAGGTCCAAGCCCAAGGACGACCCCACCAAATACAACATCAGCGTGGAGCAGATGCCACAGGCCAGGCTTATGCACCTCAGCGGGCCCTTCGCCGAGCCCCAGGCCGCCTTCGGCATCAAGTCGATCCCCATGGACCAGGTCAGCGTGTCGTACTCGGAGAGAGACTCGCCCATCCAGAACATCCACAACATGTCCAGCGAGTCTCACATCACACACAGCAGCCTGGAAAACACCTTCGAGTCCATGAACTCCATGATGTCCAAGAGTGAGACCATCTCCACGCTGTCAATGAGCTCCTTGGAG AGACAGAAATCCCGTTATGCTGAGTTGGactttgag aAAATAATGCACACAAAGAAACGCCACCAGAACATGTTCCAGGACCTGAACAGGAAGCACCATCACGCTGAGAAAGATAGGGAGTCCCCTGcttctgacagcaag GACAAGCAGCAGGGTACTATGGAGAGGCCGTGGGAGGGAGTCCGGGGAAATCAGCAGTCGCCCCCCGCATGGGTACGCAAAGACCTGGAGCCCCTCGCCGCCTCACCTCTGGAGCTGCACTCTGTGGAATGGGAGAAGGCCGGCACCACCATTCCTCTGGTGGGGCAGGACATCATCGACCTGCAGACGGAGGTCTGA